A genomic stretch from Gorilla gorilla gorilla isolate KB3781 chromosome 20, NHGRI_mGorGor1-v2.1_pri, whole genome shotgun sequence includes:
- the ZNF30 gene encoding zinc finger protein 30 isoform X3 — translation MEPKDLRLEDDTIGCKEMPTSENCPSFALHQKISRQKPRECREYGKTLCQDSKPVQHERIRSSEKPNRCKECGKNFSNGHQLTIHQRSHVGEKPYKCEKCGKAFISGSAFVKHGRIHTGEKPLKCKQCGKTISSSYQLTVHKSIQTGKKPYERGECGKAFLVYGKLTRHQNTHTGEKPFGCEECGKAFSTFSYLVQHQRIHTGEKPYECKECGKAFSTSSPLAKHQRIHTGEKPYECKECGKSFTVYGQLTRHQSIHTGEKPFECKECGKAFRLSSFLHAHQRIHAGIKPYGCKECGKTFSRASYLVQHGRLHTGEKPYECKECGKAFSTGSYLVQHQRIHTGEKPYECKECGKAFISRHQLTIHQRVHTGEKPYECKECGKAFRVHVHLTQHRKIHTDVKPYECNECGKTFSRVSYLVQHGRIHTGKKPYECKECGKAFSSGSYLVQHQRIHTGEKPYECNKCGKAFTVYGQLIGHQSVHTGEKPFECKECGKAFRLNSFLTEHQRAHTGEKPFKCKKCGKTFRYSSALKVHLRKHMSVIP, via the exons ATGGAACCAAAAG atttgCGGTTGGAAGATGATACAATCGGCTGTAAAGAAATGCCCACCTCTGAAAACTGTCCATCTTTTGCTCTACATCAGAAAATAAGTAGACAGAAACCACGTGAATGTCGGGAATATGGAAAGACTCTTTGTCAAGACTCAAAGCCTGTTCAACATGAAAGAATACGTAGTAGTGAAAAACCCAACAgatgtaaagaatgtgggaagAACTTTAGTAATGGACATCAACTCACCATACATCAGAGATCGCATGTTGGtgagaaaccctataaatgtgaGAAATGTGGGAAGGCCTTTATCAGTGGCTCAGCCTTTGTTAAGCATGGGAGAATTCACACTGGTGAGAAGCCACTCAAATGTAAGCAATGTGGAAAGACTATTAGCAGTAGCTATCAACTTACAGTACATAAGAGTATTCAAACTGGGAAGAAACCGTATGAGCGCGGGGAATGTGGGAAAGCTTTTCTAGTATATGGAAAGCTTACCCGGCATCAGAATACTCACACTGGTGAAAAACCCTTTGGGTGTGAGGAGTGTGGGAAGGCCTTCAGTACCTTTTCATACCTGGTTCAACATCAGCGAATTCATACCGGTGAAAAACCCTACGAATGCAAagaatgtgggaaggcctttagCACTAGCTCACCCCTTGCTaagcatcagagaattcatactggcgagaaaccctatgaatgtaaggagTGTGGGAAGTCCTTCACTGTGTATGGACAGCTTACTCGACATCAGAGTattcatactggtgagaaaccttttgaatgtaaggaatgtggaaagGCCTTTAGACTTAGTTCCTTCCTTCATGCACATCAGCGAATTCACGCAGGGATAAAGCCCTATGGATGCAAGGAATGTGGGAAAACCTTCAGTCGTGCCTCATATCTTGTTCAACATGGAAGACTTCACACTGGCGAGAagccctatgaatgtaaggagTGTGGCAAGGCCTTTAGTACTGGCTCATACCTTGTTCAGCATCAGAGGATCCATACtggggagaaaccctatgaatgtaaggaatgtggcaaagcctttattAGTCGCCATCAGCTTACCATACATCAAAgggttcatactggagagaaaccctatgagtgtAAGGAATGTGGCAAGGCCTTCAGAGTGCACGTACATCTCACACAGCATCGGAAAATTCACACTGATGTAAAGCCCTATGAATGTAACGAATGTGGAAAGACTTTTAGTCGCGTCTCGTACCTTGTACAACATGGCAGAATCCATACTGGTAAGAAGCCCTATGAGTGTAAGGAGTGTGGCAAGGCCTTCAGTTCTGGCTCATACCTTGTTCAGCATCAAAGAATTCATACTGGggaaaaaccctatgaatgtaacaaatgtgggaaagcctttactGTTTATGGACAACTTATTGGACATCAGAGTGttcacactggtgagaaacctTTTGAATGTAAGGAATGCGGGAAGGCCTTTAGACTTAATTCATTCCTTACTGAACATCAGCGGGCAcacactggtgagaaaccctttaaatgtaaaaaatgtggGAAGACCTTTAGATACAGTTCAGCCCTTAAAGTGCATCTGAGAAAACATATGAGTGTTATACCCTAA